One part of the Synechococcales cyanobacterium T60_A2020_003 genome encodes these proteins:
- the ruvA gene encoding Holliday junction branch migration protein RuvA has product MIGSLRGTVAAIHRAGTRTVLLLDVNQVGYELQILPRFVAQLPGIGENIQVFTHLQVREDQFILFGFASLAERDLFRQLIAVSGIGPQLAVALMDTLGLQELVQAIVSSNTRLLSRTPGVGAKTAERIALELRTKLAEWRDQSGLATLPDAGPVGTVQEEVEMTLLALGYTSSEITKALRVVGQQTAIAKTSNTEDWIREAIAWLSQ; this is encoded by the coding sequence ATGATTGGTTCGTTGAGGGGCACGGTTGCCGCCATCCACCGCGCAGGTACTCGCACTGTATTGCTACTAGACGTTAATCAGGTGGGCTATGAACTGCAAATCCTACCCCGGTTTGTGGCTCAGCTACCCGGCATTGGCGAAAATATTCAGGTGTTTACCCATCTTCAAGTGCGCGAAGACCAGTTTATTCTCTTTGGCTTTGCATCCCTAGCGGAACGGGATCTTTTTCGCCAGTTGATTGCGGTGAGTGGCATTGGCCCCCAACTGGCAGTGGCGTTGATGGATACCCTGGGACTCCAGGAGTTAGTGCAGGCGATTGTGTCTAGCAATACCCGACTGTTGAGCCGAACGCCCGGAGTTGGGGCAAAAACGGCAGAAAGGATTGCGCTGGAGTTGCGAACGAAATTAGCAGAATGGCGGGATCAGTCGGGGCTAGCTACCCTGCCGGACGCAGGCCCCGTGGGTACGGTGCAGGAAGAAGTGGAGATGACCCTGCTAGCCCTGGGCTATACGTCGAGTGAGATTACGAAGGCGTTGCGAGTAGTGGGGCAACAAACGGCGATCGCCAAAACCTCAAACACGGAAGACTGGATTCGTGAGGCGATCGCCTGGTTAAGTCAATAG